The Candidatus Minimicrobia sp. QA0096 DNA segment AGGTTCATATTGTTGCAATTGGTGAAAAAGGACAGGAATTGGCGGGCAAGTTTTATGACGAGCTAGCTAATAGCGGCGTCGATGCGCTGCTTGATGATCGTGATGAGCGTCCAGGCGTGAAATTTGCTGATGCTGAGCTCATGGGTTTGCCGTGGCGGATAACGATTGGCGATCGAGCGATTGACGGTGATGGCTTGTTTGAATTGACGGAACGAGCAACTGGCGAAACGCGAAAAATGGATTATCAACAATTGATGGATTTTTGCCTTAGTCGGTAGGGCTGATTATGTTGACATAATAAATAGCGATTGATATACTCAGATAGACTTAATCAAGACTAACTAAAAACACTATATTTAGTGTAGATCGTAGGGCTAATACCACTACATACAGTAGAGGAGGAGATTTTTATGAAAAAAACTTATCAAATTACAGAATCTGGTAAAGCTGATTTAGAAAAAGAATTGGCAGAGTTGAAAGGCCGACGTGGTGAAATTGCTGAAAAAATTGCGGCAGCGCGAGACTTTGGCGATTTGAGTGAAAACGCGGAATATGACGCTGCACGCGAAGAGCAAGGCTTGGTGGAAACGCGAATTTTGGAAATTGAAGATATTCTGCAGAACGCCGAAATTATTAAATCCAGCGGCAGCTCAAGTGTTGGTTTGGGTAGTACAGTTGAATTGCAATGTCCAGAGAAAACTGTGACTTATACGGTTGTCGGTCCAGTTGAGGCCGATCCATTGGCTGGACGAATCTCAGATCAGTCGCCAATTGGTAAAGAATTGATTGGTAAGAAAATCGGCGATGAAGTTACAATTAAAACTCCAAAAGCCGAAATTACTTACATTATTAAGTCGATATCTTAAGTCTGGCGGGATTTACCGCGTATAATGTGCTATAATTATCTCTGTTATGGCCACACTTCAAGATTATCGCAATGAACGACTACGAAAACTGGAAACATTACGTCAATTAGGCGTTGAACCATATCCAGCAAAATCAGAACGAACTCACACTTGTGCTGAGGTTTTATCTAAATACGATGAGCTAGCTGGTAAGGAAGTTGTTGTTGCGGGTCGTGTGGCATCTATTCGCAGTTTTGGTAAATTGGCATTTATTAAGTTGCGTGATCAATCTGGTGATGTGCAACTTTACTTACAGCGTGATGACGTGGCGGAATTAGATGCTGCGCGCGGTGTGCTTGGAATGAAGCAGCTTAAATTGCTGGACACGGGCGATTTTATCGAGGCGAAGGGCGTAATGACTACGACGCAAACGGGCGAAAAATCCGTTGGTGTACGCGAACTTAGATTGTTGACTAAATCGTTGAGGCCAATGCCAGAAAAATTAGAGAATAAGGAAGAGCGCTTGCGCCGACGTTATGTTGATATGAACGTCAATCCCGAAGTTCGCGAGCGGTTCATTCGCCGAAGTAAGTTTTGGCAGGCAACGCGAGATTATTTGAATAGTCATGGATTCATTGAGATTAATGTTCCTGTTTTGGAGCATACAACTGGCGGTGCGGACGCGAACCCATTTGTGACGCATATGGATGCGCTGGGCGATCAGCAGTTTTATTTGCGAATTAGCCACGAATTACCATTAAAGCGATTAATTGGCGCTGGATTTGAGAAAGTTTACGACCTCGGTCCTCGTTTTCGCAATGAAAATTATTCGGACGAGCATCTGCCAGAACATATTGCCATGGAGTGGTATGCGGCTTACTGGAACTGGAAACAGGGAATGCGTTTCATGGAGTCGATGTATAAAGATGTGCTTCAGAAGACTTTTGGTACCCTGCAATTCCAATTGGGCAAGTTCAACGTCGATATGAGTGGCGAGTGGGAAGTTTGGGATTATGCTGAGGTTATTCGCAAGCATTACGGAATCGATGTT contains these protein-coding regions:
- a CDS encoding amino acid--tRNA ligase-related protein; translated protein: MATLQDYRNERLRKLETLRQLGVEPYPAKSERTHTCAEVLSKYDELAGKEVVVAGRVASIRSFGKLAFIKLRDQSGDVQLYLQRDDVAELDAARGVLGMKQLKLLDTGDFIEAKGVMTTTQTGEKSVGVRELRLLTKSLRPMPEKLENKEERLRRRYVDMNVNPEVRERFIRRSKFWQATRDYLNSHGFIEINVPVLEHTTGGADANPFVTHMDALGDQQFYLRISHELPLKRLIGAGFEKVYDLGPRFRNENYSDEHLPEHIAMEWYAAYWNWKQGMRFMESMYKDVLQKTFGTLQFQLGKFNVDMSGEWEVWDYAEVIRKHYGIDVYNTTIEEVAAKLKEYNLEVEKTDSIPRSIDKLWKNIR
- the greA gene encoding transcription elongation factor GreA, with product MKKTYQITESGKADLEKELAELKGRRGEIAEKIAAARDFGDLSENAEYDAAREEQGLVETRILEIEDILQNAEIIKSSGSSSVGLGSTVELQCPEKTVTYTVVGPVEADPLAGRISDQSPIGKELIGKKIGDEVTIKTPKAEITYIIKSIS